The Sulfolobus islandicus Y.N.15.51 sequence GCATAATTAAGCATAGCCCAGGCTTGTCCCCTAGCCCAGATACTACTTTCATTTAAACCCATGTGATTAAATCTCTTAATTACTCTTCCCTCATTATCTAATCTAACGGATTGGGTAACGGAGCCATCCTTATTAATGCAAAAAGTAACGTGCTGTATTGCATGATTTTCAGCAATTTCCATAAGGCTTTCCTCTCCAGTAATCTTTGAAGTATAAGCTAATAGCGTTGATGCAATAACTCCATCTATGTTAGTTTCAACGAAGTTAACTTCATTAATGCTAATAGAGTTAAGAAAGGCTATTTCCAATTTATTAAGCGGTATAATTTTTAACTTACTATCGTACTGTTTAGCTAAGTTCTTACCTCCTTCTACCGCTATCCTTCTAGCTGTATCATGGTTAAATAAGATATCAGCTATTGCAGCACCATAATAGAATATGAATCCTCTGAATACTGTAGGTAACATGATTCTATTTCTTAGCTTGTCTAACCAATTTTCGGCCCACTTTAGAAACTTCTCCTCTCCAGTTCTATAATATGCCAGCCATAATAATCCAACCCAAAATCCATCACTCCAATATCCATCTGATGAAGTATACCACTTTCCAGAATTCACGTCACCATAAATGGGGAATTCGTCCTCTTTAATAGTCTTAGCTGTACTTTCTATTCTAATTAGCATTTTATCTATAGCGTCAGTGATCCTCATTTCTTAGCCCTTCTCTCTATAAACTTTTTAACTTCATTCTTATGTTCTTCAGATTTAAAAGTATGCAATTCTAATGCTAGTGACGTATCCAATACTAGATTCACATAATGTTTGACTATTTTATTAATTGACAATTTAGTCCATATTACACCATATTTAGACTTGCTTATTAATTTCCTCGCTACATCAATCGCTGTATCTAAAACCTTATCATCGTCAACTACCATGTTGACTAAACCCATCCTATAGGCTTCTTCAGCGTTTATTAACTCTCCCGTCATTAAGTAATACTTAGCCTTATGAATTCCCACTAACAACGGCCATATGATAGCACCACCATCACCTGCGACTAAACCCACAGAGATATGAGTATCTCCTATTTTCGCACTCTTACCCATTATTACTATATCAGAGTAAAGAGCTAGGGTGGCTCCTAATCCCGTGGCAAAGCCGTTTACTGCTGCTATTATGGGAACTTCAAGTTCTAACATGTTATTTATTATCCTTTTACCCTCTTTAATTAACGTTCTAATCCACTCAGTATTGTTAGTTCCCTTCTCTATTACCTCAGCCATGTAGTAAATATCCCCACCAGAACAAAATGCCTTCCCTTCACCAGTCATAATTATTGCATTAACTCTGGAGTCATTATTAAAATCGTAAAACACGTTTTCCAGTTCCTCATGCATGCTTCCTTCGCCTAAGTTTATGGCGTTCAACCTCTCTGGTCTATTTAGCCTCAGGATATATATGCCATCTCCTATGTCCTCAACCTTAAGATATTTATATCTTGAGTAATCTATCATTAAATTATACTCATAGCGGAAATACTTAAACGTTTTGTCAAATATAATTTGATATTTAAATAAATTAATGAAGATTTATAATGATGCTTTATATACATTTACTATAATTTATTTAGTATATATAATATTCTTATAAAATAAATTAATCACTTTATAAACTTTATATTTATATATGTTAATAACGTAACATATTTAAAGTTTAAATTACATAATGAAAATTGGTGATTCGTCTAAATGAGAGCTATGAGATTAGTCGAAGTAAACAAGCCTTTAAAAATGATGGATGTAGAAATTCCGAAAGTAAAAGGAAATGAAGTATTAGTTAAAGTTGAAGCTGCAGGAGTTTGCCACTCAGACGTTCATATGAGGCAGGGAAGAGTAGGACCTTTAAGAATAGTGGAGGATTTAAAATTAAGATTACCCATAACATTAGGGCATGAAATTGCTGGAAGGGTAGTTGAAGTTGGAGAAAACGTAGAAGGATTCAACAAAGGGGATTTAGTGGCAGTAAATCCTTGGGAAGGTGATGGGACATGTTACTACTGCAAAGCAGGAGAAGAGCAAATGTGTGACAGGCCATTATGGTTAGGAATAAGTATAGATGGGGGATATGCGGAATATGTTAAAGTAACTCATTACAAATACCTTTATAAACTAAAGAATCTTACTGCAGTAGAAGCTGCACCTTTAACCTGTTCTGGAATAACAACTTATAGAGCAGTAAGAGAGGCTTCTGTAGATCCCTCAAAGACTTTAGTAATTGTAGGGGCTGGAGGAGGATTAGGAACTATGGCAGTGCAAATAGCTAAAGCTATGACTGGAGCCACGGTAATTGGAGTTGATATAAGAGATGAGGCGTTAGAAGCGGCTAAAAGGGCTGGGGCAGATTACGTCGTGGACGGACGTAAAAACCCGGTTCAAGAAATAAGGACATTAACTGGAGGAAAAGGTGCAGATGCAATAATAGATTTAAATAATTCAGAAAAAACCTTATCAGTCTATCCTTATGCATTAGCTAAAAACGGTAGGTATGTAATGATAGGGCTATATGGAGGGGAATTAAAGATATTATCACCAATTATTATATTTAACTGGGTAAAATTCGTAGGAAGCCAAGTTGGAAACAATATGGACTTCTTGGGTGTTTTAACCTTAGCCGAAAAAGGAAAAATAAAGCCTATGGTTACTAAGACGATGAAATTAGAAGAAGCTAATGAAGCGTTAGATAATTTAGAAAACGCAAGGGTAACTGGAAGGCAAGTTCTAGTCCCGTAAAGATGAAAGTATTGGCAATAGTTAACCCTAAGGCAGGAACTTATGACCAGAAATTAGTAGAATTATGCATTAATGTGCTAAGGGCTAAATTTACGGTTAATTTAGTATATCCTATCAGCATTAATGAAGCTAAGAAATTAGCTAATAATAGAGATTATGACGCCTTAATAATAGGAGGAGGAGATAGTACTATAGGTAATTTATCGATTAACGTAAAAGTCCCTATAATCATTCTACCTATAGGCAGGGGAAACACGTTCTATTATACAGTTTATGGTAAAATAGATCCCTTAAACTTATTTACTTCACTTCTTAAGTGTAATAGAATAGAATACGTTGATATTGGCTTTATAAGGGAATTAAATAGGGGATTTGTCCTTGGAACATCAATAGGTATATTAGCTGATTTAGTAAGGCTTTCAGAATTATATAAGAAGTTCAGTAAGGGTATATGGTCCTATACTTTAGCATCTATAGATTTAAGGGTTAGGATGAGAAAAGGTCAAATTAAACCAATAAGGGTTTCGTTAAGGGTTAATAAAGAAAAGGTGTATGATGATTACGCATATTTACTCTCAATAGGAAATACGCCAGTAAGAGGAAGAGGAAGTATGAAATTATTTCCTAAAGCCTCAATTAGTGATGGTATATTGGATGTCATAGCGTTGCCTAGAGTAAATGAGGAGATAATGGATTCATTAGCTAAAGGATCATATTCAAATGAATTATATTACAAGGGAAAAAACATTGAAATCGCATCTGACAGAAGGTTAAGCTTAGAGGTTGATGGAGACTATGTCTTATTGGAAGAAAATAAAATTACTATTGATGTAATTCCCTCTTCACTTCCTCTATTAAAACCT is a genomic window containing:
- a CDS encoding enoyl-CoA hydratase/isomerase family protein, with the translated sequence MIDYSRYKYLKVEDIGDGIYILRLNRPERLNAINLGEGSMHEELENVFYDFNNDSRVNAIIMTGEGKAFCSGGDIYYMAEVIEKGTNNTEWIRTLIKEGKRIINNMLELEVPIIAAVNGFATGLGATLALYSDIVIMGKSAKIGDTHISVGLVAGDGGAIIWPLLVGIHKAKYYLMTGELINAEEAYRMGLVNMVVDDDKVLDTAIDVARKLISKSKYGVIWTKLSINKIVKHYVNLVLDTSLALELHTFKSEEHKNEVKKFIERRAKK
- a CDS encoding diacylglycerol/lipid kinase family protein, whose protein sequence is MAIVNPKAGTYDQKLVELCINVLRAKFTVNLVYPISINEAKKLANNRDYDALIIGGGDSTIGNLSINVKVPIIILPIGRGNTFYYTVYGKIDPLNLFTSLLKCNRIEYVDIGFIRELNRGFVLGTSIGILADLVRLSELYKKFSKGIWSYTLASIDLRVRMRKGQIKPIRVSLRVNKEKVYDDYAYLLSIGNTPVRGRGSMKLFPKASISDGILDVIALPRVNEEIMDSLAKGSYSNELYYKGKNIEIASDRRLSLEVDGDYVLLEENKITIDVIPSSLPLLKPCT
- a CDS encoding glycoside hydrolase family 88 protein, which gives rise to MRITDAIDKMLIRIESTAKTIKEDEFPIYGDVNSGKWYTSSDGYWSDGFWVGLLWLAYYRTGEEKFLKWAENWLDKLRNRIMLPTVFRGFIFYYGAAIADILFNHDTARRIAVEGGKNLAKQYDSKLKIIPLNKLEIAFLNSISINEVNFVETNIDGVIASTLLAYTSKITGEESLMEIAENHAIQHVTFCINKDGSVTQSVRLDNEGRVIKRFNHMGLNESSIWARGQAWAMLNYALLSFYDREFLSVSRLTSEWWIKNVPKDYIAYWDFNDKTIKDTSATAIAASSLLKLSYWEFAKNTIESLVENYLINSKIPGALTNGCYFKKRELGVNSELIWGDYFLFESLLKLEGKLDKFI
- a CDS encoding NAD(P)-dependent alcohol dehydrogenase; translation: MRAMRLVEVNKPLKMMDVEIPKVKGNEVLVKVEAAGVCHSDVHMRQGRVGPLRIVEDLKLRLPITLGHEIAGRVVEVGENVEGFNKGDLVAVNPWEGDGTCYYCKAGEEQMCDRPLWLGISIDGGYAEYVKVTHYKYLYKLKNLTAVEAAPLTCSGITTYRAVREASVDPSKTLVIVGAGGGLGTMAVQIAKAMTGATVIGVDIRDEALEAAKRAGADYVVDGRKNPVQEIRTLTGGKGADAIIDLNNSEKTLSVYPYALAKNGRYVMIGLYGGELKILSPIIIFNWVKFVGSQVGNNMDFLGVLTLAEKGKIKPMVTKTMKLEEANEALDNLENARVTGRQVLVP